A part of Neovison vison isolate M4711 chromosome 8, ASM_NN_V1, whole genome shotgun sequence genomic DNA contains:
- the SYS1 gene encoding LOW QUALITY PROTEIN: protein SYS1 homolog (The sequence of the model RefSeq protein was modified relative to this genomic sequence to represent the inferred CDS: inserted 1 base in 1 codon), with translation MGRIFPHSGNGSVHXPHPPPGMGSPLQSCPSSRAGRCCYGDGLLAEARRVSSQVPGRPWVHGAAALTQAPGGGRAPRAGMAGQFRSYVWDPLLILSQIVLMQTVYYGSLGLWLALVDGLVRSSPSLDQMFDAEILGFSTPPGRLSMMSFILNALTCALGLLYFIRRGKQCLDFTVTVHFFHLLGCWFYSSRFPSALTWWLVQAVCIALMAVIGEYLCMRTELKEIPLNSAPKSNV, from the exons ATGGGCAGGATTTTCCCTCACTCTGGGAATGGGTctgtcc ccccccacccccctcccggAATGGGCTCGCCCCTTCAGTCCTGTCCCTCCTCCCGGGCGGGGCGGTGTTGCTATGGGGACGGCCTGCTGGCTGAGGCCCGGCGTGTGTCCTCGCAGGTGCCAGGGCGGCCCTGGGTCCATGGCGCGGCAGCGCTGACCCAGGCCCCAGGTGGCGGCCGGGCCCCGAGGGCCGGCATGGCGGGCCAGTTCCGCAGCTACGTGTGGGACCCGTTGTTGATCCTGTCGCAGATCGTCCTCATGCAGACCGTCTATTACGGCTCGCTGGGCCTGTGGCTGGCGCTGGTGGACGGGCTGGTGCGCAGCAGCCCCTCGCTGGACCAGATGTTCGACGCCGAG ATCCTGGGCTTTTCCACCCCTCCAGGCCGGCTCTCCATGATGTCCTTCATCCTCAACGCCCTCACCTG TGCCCTGGGCTTGCTGTACTTCATCCGGCGAGGGAAGCAGTGTCTGGATTTCACGGTCACTGTCCATTTCTTTCACCTCCTGGGCTGCTGGTTCTACAGCTCCCGTTTCCCCTCGGCGCTGACCTGGTGGCTGGTCCAAGCCGTGTGCATTGCACTCATGGCTGTCATCGGGGAGTACCTGTGCATGCGGACGGAGCTCAAGGAGATCCCCCTCAACTCAGCCCCTAAATCCAATGTCTAG